A window of Paremcibacter congregatus contains these coding sequences:
- a CDS encoding acyltransferase family protein, producing the protein MSQHRLLSLDVLRGLTVIGMVVVNSAAMFSVEGERDAYALLLHASWNGATLADMVFPFFLLIVGVSIPFALSSLKERQGLERKVFLRLLWRGSLLFLIGVVLAAYFFDPDGERQFRIMGVLQRIGIVFFAAAVIFMVTGWRAQLMITAALLLGYWGMCLLPFPDGGTDLGVPGQNFVHWVDRLILGQRLYVTEGPYPYDPEGLLSSLPGIAQALIGVLVGQVIRRKGAMESHLGTLFIAGGLMALAGWGWSYVYPLNKALWSSSFVLYTSGLGILLLALLIYVIDVRGWKAGWTPPCAAFGLNAITAYVWHAFATSIVLYGIIGETAYTFGLSFLDPKAAMALPILAAVILTWIPIAVLQWRGIVIKV; encoded by the coding sequence ATGTCACAGCACAGGTTATTATCTCTCGATGTTCTGCGGGGGCTGACGGTTATTGGCATGGTGGTGGTCAACAGTGCCGCGATGTTTTCTGTTGAAGGGGAGCGGGATGCCTATGCCCTGCTGCTGCATGCGTCCTGGAACGGGGCGACGTTGGCGGATATGGTCTTTCCCTTTTTCCTGCTGATTGTCGGGGTATCGATCCCTTTCGCATTATCTTCATTGAAAGAACGCCAAGGGCTTGAGCGCAAGGTATTTCTGAGGCTCCTGTGGCGCGGCAGTCTGCTGTTTCTGATTGGCGTGGTTCTGGCGGCTTATTTCTTCGATCCTGACGGGGAAAGGCAATTCCGCATCATGGGGGTATTGCAACGTATCGGCATTGTGTTTTTTGCCGCTGCGGTGATCTTCATGGTGACCGGCTGGCGGGCGCAACTGATGATTACGGCGGCGCTTTTGCTGGGCTATTGGGGAATGTGCTTGTTGCCCTTCCCGGATGGGGGAACGGATCTCGGCGTGCCGGGGCAGAATTTTGTCCATTGGGTGGATCGTTTGATCCTCGGGCAGCGTCTTTATGTGACCGAGGGCCCTTATCCTTATGATCCTGAAGGATTGCTCAGTAGCCTGCCGGGCATTGCCCAGGCCCTGATCGGGGTTCTGGTGGGACAGGTGATCCGCCGTAAAGGGGCGATGGAAAGTCACTTGGGAACCCTGTTCATCGCCGGGGGGCTGATGGCGCTAGCGGGCTGGGGCTGGTCCTACGTTTATCCGCTGAACAAGGCATTGTGGAGCAGTAGTTTTGTTCTCTATACTTCAGGCCTTGGAATTCTGTTATTGGCGCTGCTGATTTATGTGATTGATGTCCGGGGCTGGAAAGCTGGCTGGACACCGCCTTGTGCGGCTTTTGGACTTAACGCCATCACGGCTTATGTCTGGCATGCCTTTGCCACCAGCATTGTGCTTTATGGCATAATTGGCGAGACGGCATATACGTTTGGGTTGAGTTTTCTTGATCCCAAAGCCGCAATGGCGTTGCCGATCCTGGCGGCGGTGATCCTGACCTGGATCCCCATCGCCGTGTTGCAGTGGCGCGGAATAGTGATCAAGGTTTAA
- the glk gene encoding glucokinase yields MTRLTNAPLLVADIGGTNTRIALAHVDQDETRALHVELHNLVILPTASFDTPEAVFSSYLSATTGEKPQRAVIAAAAPVVEDNIQLVDYPWSFSGDSMKKALKMQDVQIMNDFAAIACAIPHLSDDQFFQIGGGQKVASGPAVVVGPGTGLGMAALTPLDDKWKIFSSEGGNICFAPTNRLEFEVMEIIKQQHPRVSVERLLSGQGLVALYRALAHLDKMPPASLTPEEITRKALENSDQTCTKTLDLFSALLGRFASDMALVFNATGGIYLAGGILPRIEDYFRNSGFRDSFESKGRLTYVKAIPTYQILEQQPALIGAAAWAVSPALYHEDM; encoded by the coding sequence ATGACACGATTGACCAACGCACCGCTTCTGGTCGCCGATATTGGCGGAACCAATACCCGCATTGCCCTGGCTCATGTGGATCAGGATGAGACCCGGGCATTACATGTGGAACTGCACAATCTTGTCATCCTGCCCACCGCAAGTTTTGATACCCCTGAGGCGGTTTTTTCCAGTTACCTGTCCGCCACCACGGGGGAAAAACCACAGCGCGCCGTCATTGCCGCCGCCGCACCGGTGGTCGAAGACAATATTCAGCTGGTCGATTATCCCTGGAGTTTTTCCGGCGACAGCATGAAAAAGGCCCTGAAAATGCAGGACGTGCAGATCATGAATGATTTTGCCGCCATCGCCTGCGCCATACCGCATTTGTCCGATGACCAGTTCTTCCAGATTGGTGGCGGGCAAAAGGTCGCCTCCGGTCCCGCCGTCGTTGTCGGCCCCGGCACAGGCCTCGGCATGGCGGCGCTGACCCCTCTGGATGATAAATGGAAGATCTTCTCCAGCGAGGGCGGCAACATCTGTTTCGCGCCCACCAATCGTCTTGAATTCGAGGTTATGGAAATCATCAAACAGCAACACCCGCGGGTTTCAGTCGAACGGCTCCTCTCGGGTCAGGGACTGGTGGCGCTGTACCGCGCCCTCGCGCATCTTGATAAAATGCCCCCCGCCAGCCTGACACCGGAAGAAATCACCCGCAAGGCGCTGGAGAACAGCGACCAGACCTGCACCAAGACCCTTGATCTTTTCAGCGCGCTTCTTGGACGTTTCGCCAGTGACATGGCCCTGGTGTTCAACGCCACCGGCGGCATTTATCTTGCCGGCGGCATCCTGCCCCGGATCGAGGATTATTTCCGCAACAGCGGATTTCGCGACTCTTTCGAAAGCAAGGGACGTCTGACTTATGTCAAGGCCATCCCCACCTATCAGATTCTGGAACAGCAGCCGGCCCTGATCGGCGCGGCCGCCTGGGCGGTGTCACCTGCGCTTTATCACGAGGATATGTAA
- a CDS encoding bifunctional 4-hydroxy-2-oxoglutarate aldolase/2-dehydro-3-deoxy-phosphogluconate aldolase: MPHTNASLPALLDGCAVIPVLTISHIEDALPLAEALVKGGLNVLELTLRTPVALEALRLIAAEIPEAIIGAGTVNTPELLTQVTDAGARFAVSPGHTDRLLDAAENSLTPLLPGVATASEVMHLMERGYSMLKLFPAEAIGGRELLKSFSGPLAHAKFCPTGGISPDLAPSYLSLPNVVCVGGSWMVSAQDIANRDWAKIETLARAAARF, encoded by the coding sequence ATGCCCCATACAAATGCGTCTCTGCCCGCTCTGCTTGACGGCTGCGCGGTGATCCCGGTCTTGACCATTTCACATATAGAAGACGCCCTGCCCCTGGCAGAGGCTCTGGTCAAGGGTGGTCTAAACGTGCTCGAATTAACGCTGCGCACCCCTGTCGCGCTGGAAGCCTTGCGCCTGATCGCAGCTGAAATCCCCGAAGCCATCATCGGGGCCGGTACAGTGAATACGCCGGAACTGTTGACACAAGTCACAGATGCCGGGGCGCGTTTTGCCGTCAGTCCCGGCCACACCGACCGCCTGCTTGATGCCGCCGAGAACAGCCTGACCCCGCTTCTTCCCGGTGTCGCCACCGCCAGCGAAGTGATGCATCTTATGGAGCGGGGCTACAGCATGTTGAAGCTGTTTCCTGCTGAAGCCATCGGCGGCCGTGAATTGTTGAAATCCTTCTCCGGCCCCCTGGCCCACGCCAAATTCTGCCCTACAGGCGGCATCAGTCCGGATCTCGCCCCTTCTTATCTCAGTCTGCCCAATGTGGTTTGTGTCGGCGGCTCCTGGATGGTTTCCGCCCAGGACATTGCCAACAGGGACTGGGCGAAGATCGAAACCCTCGCCCGTGCGGCCGCCCGTTTTTAA